The window TTGAACCGCGGCGAGGCCAGCCACATCCGCCGTTCGCGCCGCGTCGTCACGTCGAGCTGCATGGCGCAAAAAGAAGGGCCGCGGGAACACGAAATTTACGAAGAGCTCGTCCGCCATCACGTCGAGGCCTGCGTCAGGATCGAGACGCGTGAGCGCCTTGCCGGCTATCTCCTCATCGGGCCGCGTGAAACCCAGCAGCCGTACAGCAAAGAGGACCTCACGTTTTTTCAGATCCTGGCCAACGACATCGGTATCGAAATCGAAAAGGAAGAATACCTTCATCATGCCCGCCACGATCCCATCACCGGACTGTATAACCGCGCCACGCTGCAGGAAACGTTGGGGGCCATTTTCGAAAAAGAACGGCACAACGACTTCGCCGCGGCCATGATCGACATCGACCATTTTAAGTCGGTCAATGACCGGTACGGCCATCTTGCCGGCGACCAGGTCATTCGCTGCGTGGCGGATTTCATCCGCTCCGGCATCCGCAAAACAGACACGGCCTTCCGCTACGGCGGCGAAGAGTTTCTGGTCTTATTCAAGAAGAACGCGAGAAATCCTGACCGCATCATCTCGGATGATGAATTTCAAAACGACATCATCCTCGCAGCCGACCGGCTTCGGCAAAAAGTGAACGCCCGCCCCGTGACGTGCCTTCAATACGAAATCCCCCTCACCATAAGCATTGGATTGACATTTCTGACTCCCCAAACCCGCAGCACTGCGTCCCTGATTGCCGAAGCCGATCGCGCCCTTTATCAGGCCAAGAACGGCGGGAGAAACCGCGTGGTCGTATTCGCGGAAAGCGAGAGCCGGCAGCTTATTTCGAGAAGATCCCTTTGAGGCCGCGGGAATTGAGCGACGCGATGTCGGCCAGCGCGCGCGGCACGGAAAAGCCGCCGGGAAGGGCAATGTATTTCGGACGCCACTGCGGCCCGAACTTTTCTTTGTAATCGCGAAGGCCTTCGAAGTTGTAGAAATATTCGCCGCGCGAGAAAATGAAAGCGCCCAGCTTGTTCCACAACGGTGCGAACTCGCGGTTCTCGAGCCCCGCAAGAGGCGCCATGCCCACGTTGAACCACTGATAGCCCTGCTCTTTTCCCCAGAGGAAAAGATTCAGGAAAAGATAATCCATGGATCCGGCCGGCGCGAGATCCGGGTCATAGCGCATCAAGTCCACGGACAGTTCGCTTTTCTCCGCGCCCAGCATGACATTGGCAAACGCCACGGGCTTGCCTCCATACCGCATGACTGCCATGGGAAAATGACGCAGATACGACACGTCGAAAAATCCGAGCGAGAAGCCTTTTTCCTTGGTGTTTTTCTTGGCGAGCCATGCGTCGGAAATCGTCTTCAGCTCCGCCGCGCGGCCGGGCACCGCCTCTTTATCCACCCACTCGAAGGAAGCGCCCTCTTTTTCCATGCGCCGGAGGGTGTAGCGCATTTCTTTGCGCCCGCCGCCTTCCAGTGAAAACGCGGGAAGGAAAACGCGGCCTTCCTCACCCATCTTGATCAGGGCAAATCCCGCGTCGAGATAAAGCGGCAAATACTGCGGATTCACTTCGTAGAAAACGGGCATGCCGTCGTGACGGTCGACAAGCATGCGGAAAGACGTGATCAGGTCCAGCCAGGCATTGCTGTCACCAATCGGGTCGCCGAGCGACACCCAGCTCTTGCCCTGGACGCCGTACATGATGAACGCCAGGCCGTCCCGGCTGAAAAGAAAATTCTTATCGCCGCTCAGGGCGAGATAAGAGGTGGTATTGGACGAGCGCACAATGATGTCGAGGGCGCGGGAAAGTTCTTCCGGTGAAGGCGGATGCACTTTGATCGTGGTCGTTCGCATGAGATTGGCGGCGGAAAGGATGCCGGCAAAGGCCATGACGCCTACCACGGCGCGCATGGAGCGCGCCGCATCCCCGCGCAGGCTGAAGTGCCACCAGAGGTCGCCTGAATAATTGACGTGCTTGAACGCAAAAAGCCCCAGCCATACGGACACACTGATGACGGTCAGGACCGAAAGAAGCCATGCCGGCGAAAGCGCTTCGCCGAAGAGCGACGCCTTCCGGTAAAAAAAGGGCCGGCTCGGAACGATCAGCAGGAACATGGCAAACAGGATCACGGCTTCTTCATAGTCAAAACCTTTCATCAGGGAAAACACCATGCCGAAGCCCAGAAGGATGAGCGCGAAATAATAAGCCGCATCGAGGCGCCGCTGGATGCCCCGCGCGAGGAATAAAAGCAGGACGCCCGCGAGGCTTCCGAGAAAATGCGAAAGTTCGATGGCCGGAAGAGGCAGGAAGCGCTCCAGCATGGCAAGACGGGAACCGACCGCGGGCGTGGATCCGGAAAGCAGCAGCACCGTGCCTGCAATGAACGTGGTCACAGAAAGCAGCGGCGGCACGAACGGCGTCAGAATCTGATTGAAGGCCGCGCCGGCCTTGGCGTATTTCCGCAGATTCTTGAATTCGAGAACGGCCAGAAACAGCAGCGACACGAAAAGCGGGAGAAGATAATAGATAAGCCGGTAATAAAGAAGGGAAACGAAAAGCTGGTCCGAAGGGACTCGGTCGGAGAGCGCGGCCAGAAGCGTCGCTTCGAAAACACCGAGGCCGCCGGGAACCTGGCTGACCATGCCCAGCAAATGCCCGGTGATGAAAAGCCCCACGAAGAAAAGATAGGACAGCCCATGTCCCTGCGGCAGCAAGACGTAAAGGACGGCCGCGGCCAGCAGCCAATCGGCAAGCGAAAAAAAAGCCTGGCCGAGAGCAAGCCGCCCTTCCGGCAAACGCAGCTCCCAGTCTTTGATCTTAAAGGAGCGGCGAACGAAGCCGCAGGCCAAAAGATAACTCAGGACTGCAGCGAGAAAGGCAATGCCCAGCATGCGCACCATTTCGGGACTCAGAAATTGCAGGCCCGGCAAAAGACGGCCGGGAGCGGTCACGAAAGAAAAACCGAGGAGCGCGATAAGGCCCAGAAAAAAACTCACGCTGTAAAACAGGATAACTTGGGCGGTTTCCAGCGCCGAGAGTCCCCACGTGGAGTACATGCGGTAGCGTACGGCAGCTCCGGAAAGCGCGACCGCGCCGAAATTATTTCCCAGCGCGCTGGCGATAAACGAGGCCGGAAAAATCTTGGCGTACTTCATGGGCTTGCGGATGTAGCGCAGACCCAGCCATTCGTAGGACGTCAGCGCCGCGTAATTGAAGGCCGTAAACAGCGCCGCCGCCAGCAGCGGACGCTTGGGGAAATCGGCAAAGTTATGCGTGACGTCGTTAAAGTGGTGGCCGCCAAGCTCGCGGTAAAGCACCCACAATCCCCCGATAAAAAAAACGAATCCGAGGGAATGAAAAACGCGAAGAAGGAATTTTTTCATAGGATCAGGTTTTTCCCAGCGGCCAGCACATGCCGCTCAGTACGCCGAAAAAGAAAGCAGTCAGATGCGCGAGATCCGCGTGTTTTTTGACCAGCGGATTTTCGCCTGCGGCCGCGGGCCTGCAAAAAACCACGATGAGGCCCGCGAATACAGCCGCAATCGCCGGCCACCGCCAGGCCCCCAGTCCGAGCATCAGAGCGCCCAGACAGCCGAAATACCCTGCGGATGGGCCGACGTCGCGGACAAGTTTGAGCTCCTCGCCAAAGAAATCTGTAAGCGGGCGCAGCGGAAGAAGCATCAGGACAGACAAGAACAGAAGAGTCAGAGTATGGGCACCCCAGAAGGTCAGTACGGCGCGTGCCGTACCGGCCACGCGTTCCAGGCCGCCGACAGCCAGCAGCGTCACGGCCATGGCCAGGACGAGGGATTTCGGGCCATCCGTAAAAAAAGTCGACACGAACATCCGGCCCAGGCGCCCTGCCCCCAAATCGGCCGGGGCATAGCCGATTTTTTCGAGCCAGGGATCGGACAAAACGCCGGTATGCGTGCCGGCCCAGAAACCGGCGGCGGCAACGACTGCGAGTAAGATGAATGTAAACGGGAGCATAATGGAAAACCTTTTCACTAAAATACGGCTTTCCCGAAAATATCATGAGAGGCGGAACAGGGGGAGGCCTAAAGACGTTCTGCGATCAGCGTGTCGTGCGCCAAGCCGACGACGCGGACTTTCACAAAACTCCCAAGCAATTCGCGGGGACCCTCGAATACGACTTTCTTCTCCTGGTGCGACCGCCCGGTCAGCTGGGCGGCATCCTTCGCTCCCGGGGCTTCGGCGAAAACTTCCAATTCACGGCCGAGCCATTGCCGGTTGCTTTCTTCCGTAATTTTTTTCTGCAGCTGCAGAAGTTCCTGGTTGCGGGTTTCCTTGGTTTCGAGCGGGACGTCGTCTTCGAGCTTCGCGGCCGGAGTGCCGGGACGCACGGAATACTTATATATGTAGGCGCCGTCGTAACGGATTTCTTCCAGCGCACGCATCGTGGCTTCGTGGTCCTCCGGCGTTTCACCCGAAAAACCGGCGATGATGTCGGTGGTCACCGAGACATCCGGAATCATGGCGCGCATGGCCCGGATCTTTTCCAGGTACTCCGCATATGTGTGAAGGCGCTTCATGCGCTTCAGCATCCTGTCGGAACCGGATTGAAGCGGAAGATGAAAACGGCGAGACAACTTCGGATTGCGCGCGATGACCCGGTACAGTTCCGGCGTGGCATCGTGCGGATGCGATGTGGTAAAAGAAATCCGCTCGACACCCGGGATCTCGCACAGCATTTCCAGGAGTTCGGGAAATCCCGTCTGCTTGGCGTCCGCGTCTCTCCCGCTGCCCGTGTATGAATTGACGTTCTGCCCGAGAAGCGTGATCCATTTGACGCCCTCGCCCGCGAGACGGCCGGCCTCGCGGTAGACTTCCCGAGCCGGCATGGAAACTTCGCTGCCGCGCGTGATGGGCACGATGCAAAACGTGCAGACCTTGTTGCATCCGGTCATGATGGGCAGCCAGGCGTGATGATGGCCCTGGCGCTGGATTTGGTCCGTATATTCAATGGAAACGCCATCCTGCTTGATCTTGGAAACCTGGCGGCGGGTCCTGCGGACTTCTTCGACCAGCGCGGGAAGGTCCGCGATGTTGCGCGTGCCGACCATGAGGTCGAGCTGGGGAAAACGCCGGAACAATTTCTCTTTGTGCTCTTCCACCATGCAGCCCATGAGGCCGACGATGAGCTCCGGATTCGTTTCCTTGGCCTTGCCGAGCATTCCAAGCCGCCCATAAACGCGGTCTTCCGCGTGCTCGCGCACCGAACACGTGTTCATGAGCACCACGTCCGCCGCAGGAAGCAGCTTGCGGCCGTCCCCGGAGCGTTCCCATTCTTCGGGAATGATCTCGAAGCCCTTCGCGGACAAAAGACCTCCGGCCACTTCGCTGTCATACATGTTCATCTGACAGCCGAACGTCTTGATCGAAACTTTTAACTTCTGCTCGCTCATTGTATCCCTCGATCGCGGACCAGCGTTTCAGAACCGACCTGGTCGGAAGACTGGCTAGCCCACCGCCCGATTAATTCATCGCCCTTAATCTCATAATAAATAACACCGGCACCGATTCCCCATCCCACGAACAGGAAATCACCCCGTAAGAGGCCGACTCCAGTATACACAATATTATTGATGTGCCATGTCAGTCGGTAAATCTGGCCGCTCGGACGGATCTCCACCGTGCCGGAATAAGCGGCTCCTCCATCCTCCCCGGCGGCATCGACGATCTGATAGACGCCATTCAGGCCGGACGGCCCCTCGAGCGATTCCGTGCCCAAGTCGAATTCCGTCGTGTTCGAGATCCAATCACCATAGAGCTTCCCGCCTTCCACTTTATAGATCACAAGGCCGTAGGAATCCGCATCGCTCCAGGCGGCCGCGAGCCCGTTCTGATCATGAAGCCCAATGCCGTGATAGGCGGTTCCGCCGCCTGTATTCCAACCCACGGAAAAAACCTCATCCCCGAGATCTTCAATCTCGACTTCGCCGGAGTATTCAGAGCCCCCCGGGCCCATGCCGTGGCTGATCGAATAGGATCCGGCAGGATTCAACGGTGCTTGGGCATTCGCAGGCGTTTGTTGAAGCGCGCCGAACAGGGCGATTGTGACGCACCCGGCGAAAGTTTTAAAGGGCGGTTTCATGAGTGGGATTTTATATCAAATCGCGGCTTTTGGCATCAGCCTTTTGGAGCTGCGGGAACCCGAGAAATCATTCGTTCGAAGGCGGGATAAGAAGGAATAGACACAGGAAGCCTGACAAAAAGTGCCGCTGCAGGAGCCGAGGCCATGAAGACCCATGCGGCCCCTGCAGCGGCGCAGAAAGCGTAGGTACAGGTCAGTCGACCGCCACTTCCCCGTTTTCACCCGTGCGGATGCGGATCGCGTCATCAATCGTCGTGATGAAGATCTTGCCGTCTCCGACCGAGTTGGTGCTTGCGGTGCGCACGATGGCCTCAACGATTTTTTTCACCTGCGTATCGCGCGCAACGATTTCGATCTTGGTTTTCGGCAGGAGGTCGACTTTGAATTCTCTGCCGCGGAATTGCTCCGTGATCCCGGCCTGCTTGCCGTGCCCGACGATTTCCCACACTTGCATGCCTGGGCAGCTGATGCCGTCAAGCGCCTGCTTCACATCGCCGAGTCTTTCCCTGCGAATGATAGCTTGAATCATCTTCATTTGATTATCTCCCTTTCCCGACACTAGCCGGCTCGTTATAAACGTAATTGCTCTTCGGGCCGGGGCCGTTCTTGCGTGTAGACAGCGGTGTCTCTGAAAACTTGTCCAGCTTCACGCCCACATAACCCGGAACGCCCATTTCGGGAATGTCCAAACCTTCGACTTCGTCATCCGGCCGGACACGCAGCCCGATCGTGACATCGATCGCCTTAAGCACAATGTAGCCGATGACGCCCACGTAAACCACGTTTGCAAGAACGCCGATGCAGGAAGCCACAAACTGACTGGGATCGCCATAAAAAAGTCCGCGAACCGTTCCCGCAACGCCGTTCCAGCCGTCGCCGTACGTTCCGTCGGCGAAAAGGCCCGTGGCCAGAATGCCCCATGCGCCGTTCACGCCATGAACCGCTACGGCGCCGACGGGATCATCGATCTTAAGCACGCCTTCAAAGAAATACACGGCTTCGACGACGAGCAGGCCCGAAACCGCGCCGATGATGCAGGCGTTCACCGAATTCACGAAAGCGCAGGGCGCCGTGATGGCGACAAGGCCCGCGAGCATACCGTTGCACATCATGCTGGGATCCGGCTTCTTGGTGCGGACTAGCCACATCCAAAGCGTTGCGACGAGCGCGCCGGTCATGGAGGCCAGCATCGTGTTCGTAGCCACGACGGAAATACGCAGGTCCGTGCCCGCCAGCGTGGAGCCGGGATTAAATCCGAACCATCCGAAGGCGAGAATGAACGTGCCGACAATGGCCATCGGGATATTATGCCCGGGAATCGCGTTGGGAGTTCCGTCCGCATTGAACTTCCCGATCCTGGGGCCAATGAGTTTCGCGCCCACGAAAGCCAGGACGCCGCCCGTCAAATGCACCACCGAAGAGCCTGCGAAGTCCACATGCCCATGGCCCAGACCGAAATTCTGGCCGAGCATGGCCAGCCAGCCGCCGCCCCAGGTCCAGTTGCCATAAATCGGATAGATGATGCTGCCCACGAAAAGGCCGTACACGACAAACGCCGAAAATTTCCAACGCTCGGCCATGGATCCCGTAGGAATCGTTGCGGTCGTGTCCATGAACACCATCTGGAAAAGGAACATCGCGAAGATCGCGGCGTCATAGGATTGTCCCGTCAGGAAAAAGCCTTTCATGCCGAAAAGGCCGAAACTTTTTCCGAAAAGGTGCAGCGTAAACTCATGGTTCAGGACATCCACGCCTCCCAGCGTGCCAAACGCTCCGATGCCTCCGAACATTAACGCAAACCCGCACACGTAGAAACCCAGCATGCCCAAGGGATAGATCATGAAGTTCATGGACATCGTATGCGCCGCGTTTTTTGCGCGGCAAAGCCCGGTTTCCACCATGGCAAAACCCGCTTGCATGAACATCACGAGAAATCCGGTGATTAGCGTCCATACAAAGTTAATCGAGACCTTGTTATGGCCCACTGCGGTCGCGAGTTCTTGGAGAGTCGGCGCGCCCGCCGTGGCAGCCGTAACGTCAGCAGCAGTTCCGGTCAGTGCGCCGCTCGGATCGGCATCCTTGGCGAAAGCCAGGACCGGCACTATCAGCCCGAAAGCGAATAGCCCTAGGAAAAAAAGACTCACTAATTTCTTTTGCATTTCGTTGGCTCCTTCTGTTTGCGAGACAAATCTGTGAATTTGACGAGGTCTTAATCAAGGTTCATGCCATCGACTTTTTTATTGATGCCATATTGATATCAATGCTTGAAACTTTCTTTTTAGAAGCAATGCTTTTATGTCACGAAAATCGGGCGGGCTTACAAAAATGAAGACAAACACAAAATTGACTGCTTAGGCGGGGACGGAAATGGACGGAGGATCAATACGAAGACGATATCCCACGGCGGGCTCCGTGAGAATATAAATAGGACGCGCCGGGTCGGGCTCGAGTTTCTTGCGCAGGTTATAAATAACGACACGCAAAAGATGGTCCATCCGATGGACACTCTGATCATTATTCCAAACTTGTTTGTAGAGCTGCTCCGTTCTGACGATTTTACCCGCGCTCAAAACCAGGGCCTTCAGCACATCGTATTCCGTCGGCGTGAGATGCTGCGTGCGGTCCCCGACTTTGACGATACGCTGCTCGCCATCGAAAACAAGTTCGCCGGTCTTGAAAATCGGAGTTCCGCCTTTCGGCAGCCAGCGGCGCATGAGCGCTCGAACGCGGGCTAGAAACTCCGAAGGGCTGAAGGGCTTGGTGACATAGTCGTCGGCGCCTGCGTCAAGCGCCGCCACTTTATCCGCTTCGTCTCCGCGGACCGAGAGAATCATGATGGGTGTAGCCGCGCGCTGGCGTATCTCTCTGGCCACCTCGACTCCGCTGATATCGGGCAGTTTCAAATCCAGAATAATCGCATCAGGATGCGCTTTTACCGCGGCTTTCAAAGCCGCGCGGCCGTTAGCCGCTTCAAAGGTGCGGTACCCCTGGGATTGGAGCATTCTTTTGAGAACGCGCCTCAGCGGACGTTCGTCATCCACGATCAAAATACGCACCCCGTCTTTTTTAGGCCTAAGCATGGGGCTTCTCGATGCAAAAAGGCAATTCCACAATCATTTTCGTCCCCTTTTCCGGCAGATTTTCGGCCCAGATTTTTCCTTGGTGCGCCTCAACAATTCCTTGGCAAATCGAGAGGCCGAGACCTGTACCCGGAATTTTCTGCGTTCGTTCACCGCGGTAGAACTTATCAAAGATACGATGCAATTCCCGTTCCGGAATGCCCGGGCCCTCGTCAGAAATTTCAATACGGACGCTTTGCATCGAGGTTTTGATCTCGAGCAAAACCAAAGAACCCCTGGGCGAATACTTCAGGGCATTGTCGATCACATTGACTAAGACTTTCAGCATCAGGTCGTAGTCGACGCAGGCTTCCGGGAGCTCATCCGGAAGAAGGACGCGCACACGATATCCTTCCTCCCCCCGGGATAACTGCTGCAATGCCACTCCGATGAGATCGCTTAAGTCGCATGGTTTCCGGGTCAGCTCTAAAATGCCTCCCTCGACCTTGGTCATGTCCAATAAATTTTCAACGAGCTGACTGAGTCTCCCCGCCTCCGCGTTGGCTGTCGTAATGAGCTGCCGGCGGGAGGATTCATCCAGGTCCATGTTGTGGTGCATCAGATTCCCCAGGGCCGCAGTGATCGAGGACAACGGCGTTTTTAGATCATGAGAGATCGAGTTCAACAAAGTTGAATACAGTTTCTCCTTCTCCCGCAAAAGCTCCATCTGCTGAGTTTTCATGAGGCTGCGTCGGAGGCGCGTCGTCAAAGTGCTGATCGTGATTCCTACAATCAAGAATCCGGCCAGGGTGACGAAATCGTGCTGACTGAATGTGGCGAAGCTGAATTGCGGCGGGATGAAAAGGTAATCAAAAGCCAGCACGCTGGCGATCGAAGAGGCGATTGCGGGGCCACGGCCCCATTTGAGCGCAATAATTACGACCCCTAAGAGATAAAAAATAATGAGGTCGGTTGTGATCAGAAAGGCTTTGGCATAGGCAATCCAACCCGCAAGAAAAGCCGCTGCCACCAACATCAGGCTCAGGATATATGGCATGACGCGATCGGTTTTTTTTCCACCCCACTTCATGGTCATGAGAGCCCCTACGGATCGATAATTGTATCGAACGTCAGGGAAAGAAAATATCAAAATTTGATCAAATCCGCAAAACCCGGCGCAAAATATTAAAAATGGGGATGTTGCTGAGAAGTCCTTTTGCTAAAATGGCCCATCACCGGACCGTGAACTGTCGGTAAACGCACATGCAGAGACAAGACTCGCCGATCAAATATCATTTTATCTGGCACGGTTATGCCCAGAGCCTTCTCATGGTGGTTCTGGTCACGCTTGGCGGGGAACTACTCAAGCGCACGATCGAGCCCATCAACCTTATCATGTTCTATCTTTTGGCCGTGATCGTCGCGGGCATCCGCTGGGGCCACGGCCCCGCTGTCCTGACTTCCGTTCTGAGCGTGCTTGCCTTTGATTTTTTTCTCATCCCTCCCTATCTGACTTTCGGCGTCGAAGATTTCCAGTACGTCTTTACCTTCGCGGGTTTTCTCATTGTAGGTCTGATCACAAGCGAACTGATGACAAAAACAAAGGAGCAGGCGCGCAAAGCGCGGCAATTGGAACTGCTTCGAGCGACAAAAAAACTGCAGACAGCGCTCCTCAATTCAGTCTCGCACGACTTGCGCACGCCGCTGGCTTCGATCATCGGATCCATCAGCATGCTCCTGCAAGACGAGCCTTCCCTCGCCGAAGAAACCATAAAGGGGCTGCTCCGGGACGCCTATGGGGAATCGCTGCGCTTGAATCGCTTGGTCGGGAACCTCCTCGACATGACGCGGCTTGAAGCCGGCGCTCTGAATCTTTCTTTTAAATCCTGCGATTTAAGAGACGTGCTCGGCGTGGCTTTGCAGGAGCTCGCCGACAAATTGGAGCAGCGCCGAATTAAAACCCAGATCCCTCACGACCTCCCGGAAATCAGCGCGGACTTTTCTTTGATCATGAAGGTGCTCGTGAATTTAATCGATAATGCGGCGAAATATTCGTCTGAGGACACACCGATCCGCATTGCCGCCAAAACGCAGGGCGACCGGATTAAAATTGAAATCATGGACGAGGGAATTGGAATTGCCCCCAAAGACTTGAAACCTATCTTCGACAAATTTTACCGCGCTTCCCATCCGTCGACGGTCGAGGGTCTCGGGCTTGGGCTCTCGATAGCGAAAGGAATCGTGGAGGCGCATCATGGCGAAATCTGGGCGGAAAGCGGCGCGGGAAAAGGGACGACATTCGTCGTGCTTTTGCCTTACTCCAAGGAGACCGCATGAAGGAGCAGCACGCCTTGCGCGCGTTGATTGTCGATGACGAGAAGGCCTTGCGCCGTTTTCTCAAGACCGCACTGTCGTCCCACGGCTATCAAGTGTTCGAAGCCGGCAACGGCCTAGAGGCCCTCGAAGAATCCGTATCCTGCCATCCCGACGTCATCATCATCGACCTGGGCCTGCCCGACAAGGACGGCATCGAGGTCACGCGCGAGATCCGCCGGCGCACGAAGACGCCCATCATCATTTTGTCGGTGCGCGACCGCGAAGAGGACAAAATCCAGGCGCTCGACGCGGGCGCGGACGACTACCTCACCAAGCCTTTCAGCGCAGGCGAATTGATGGCGCGTCTGCGGGCCGTCATCCGCCGCCTAGTTCCGCAAAACGAAACCACATTTTTTAAAGCCGGCAAATTAGCGATCGATATCGGCAAGCACACGGTGGAATTAAACGGCCGCGCCCTCCAGCTCTCGCCGACCGAATTCGACATCGTTAAAGTGCTGGTCATGAACGCCGGAAAAGTCGTGACTCAAAAGCAGATCTTGAAAGAAGTCTGGAACAAAACCGAAGAAATGGAAGGGGCTTCCCATCTTCTCCGCGTCACCATCAGCAATCTGCGCAACAAAATCGAGCCCAATCCCGACCGTCCCACCTATCTTCTCACCGAGCCGGGCGTGGGATACCGCCTTCATACCGAAGATTGATTTGAAAGATTTTCCGCTTACCCATTTCCTCTTTTGACTCTCTTTTGACTTGGCCTTCCTTTGCCTCACGGCTATCTTTTGCATAGATCGAACAAGCCGAATCCGGATGACGGATCGGGGGACCCAGAGAAGGCTCCGGAGCTCGATGCTTCGGGGCGATAAGCAGCTCGAAACTTGGTGTTTTTAGCTATCGGGGCGAATCACTGCAAAGTGAAAGGTTTCCACTCGACCTTAGCCCGACAGCTAACCCCGTAGGCGAAACGGAGAGAACTGTGCACCGCATTTTCGAACCGCGCTTTTCAATCCTTTCCGTTTCCCCTGGTTTCACCGCCGAAGCGTTCCGCGCAGACGGGCTTTCAAGGAGGACGCCATGGTTTCACTCATCGTGTTAGGAGGAGCAAAAATGCTGTCGTTTCGAAAGCAAAGGCAGGAAACATCATTAAGGCGCGGGCAGGCCGCCGCGAATCAGAGCTTAGGCCAAGCGGCGTTAAAAATTTCCGACTACCTGACGTCCGAACAGATTTGTTTTTTCCCCGAGGGAACAAACGCGCTCAGGGTATTCTCGGATTTGATAGGCACTCTCTCGATACCAAACCGGGAGTTCGCTTTGGAAGCCGTTCTTCGCAGGGAACAAGTCGGCGGGACGATCGTGGCTCCGGGAATCGCGCTTCCCCATGCTCGGATTGACGGCACGGACCGGTTGCATTCGGCTCTCGCTCTTTGCCCAAGCGGTATCAAGCTCAG is drawn from Verrucomicrobiia bacterium and contains these coding sequences:
- a CDS encoding sensor domain-containing diguanylate cyclase translates to MASSLNHEGFLEYASKRMIRYAHSEKFMRWVCRYLILHLRPTQVSVALYDATLQSFCIQVSEGHPKVPSRLISLNTNSPLIQWFLNRGEASHIRRSRRVVTSSCMAQKEGPREHEIYEELVRHHVEACVRIETRERLAGYLLIGPRETQQPYSKEDLTFFQILANDIGIEIEKEEYLHHARHDPITGLYNRATLQETLGAIFEKERHNDFAAAMIDIDHFKSVNDRYGHLAGDQVIRCVADFIRSGIRKTDTAFRYGGEEFLVLFKKNARNPDRIISDDEFQNDIILAADRLRQKVNARPVTCLQYEIPLTISIGLTFLTPQTRSTASLIAEADRALYQAKNGGRNRVVVFAESESRQLISRRSL
- the mprF gene encoding bifunctional lysylphosphatidylglycerol flippase/synthetase MprF, with amino-acid sequence MKKFLLRVFHSLGFVFFIGGLWVLYRELGGHHFNDVTHNFADFPKRPLLAAALFTAFNYAALTSYEWLGLRYIRKPMKYAKIFPASFIASALGNNFGAVALSGAAVRYRMYSTWGLSALETAQVILFYSVSFFLGLIALLGFSFVTAPGRLLPGLQFLSPEMVRMLGIAFLAAVLSYLLACGFVRRSFKIKDWELRLPEGRLALGQAFFSLADWLLAAAVLYVLLPQGHGLSYLFFVGLFITGHLLGMVSQVPGGLGVFEATLLAALSDRVPSDQLFVSLLYYRLIYYLLPLFVSLLFLAVLEFKNLRKYAKAGAAFNQILTPFVPPLLSVTTFIAGTVLLLSGSTPAVGSRLAMLERFLPLPAIELSHFLGSLAGVLLLFLARGIQRRLDAAYYFALILLGFGMVFSLMKGFDYEEAVILFAMFLLIVPSRPFFYRKASLFGEALSPAWLLSVLTVISVSVWLGLFAFKHVNYSGDLWWHFSLRGDAARSMRAVVGVMAFAGILSAANLMRTTTIKVHPPSPEELSRALDIIVRSSNTTSYLALSGDKNFLFSRDGLAFIMYGVQGKSWVSLGDPIGDSNAWLDLITSFRMLVDRHDGMPVFYEVNPQYLPLYLDAGFALIKMGEEGRVFLPAFSLEGGGRKEMRYTLRRMEKEGASFEWVDKEAVPGRAAELKTISDAWLAKKNTKEKGFSLGFFDVSYLRHFPMAVMRYGGKPVAFANVMLGAEKSELSVDLMRYDPDLAPAGSMDYLFLNLFLWGKEQGYQWFNVGMAPLAGLENREFAPLWNKLGAFIFSRGEYFYNFEGLRDYKEKFGPQWRPKYIALPGGFSVPRALADIASLNSRGLKGIFSK
- the miaB gene encoding tRNA (N6-isopentenyl adenosine(37)-C2)-methylthiotransferase MiaB, which translates into the protein MSEQKLKVSIKTFGCQMNMYDSEVAGGLLSAKGFEIIPEEWERSGDGRKLLPAADVVLMNTCSVREHAEDRVYGRLGMLGKAKETNPELIVGLMGCMVEEHKEKLFRRFPQLDLMVGTRNIADLPALVEEVRRTRRQVSKIKQDGVSIEYTDQIQRQGHHHAWLPIMTGCNKVCTFCIVPITRGSEVSMPAREVYREAGRLAGEGVKWITLLGQNVNSYTGSGRDADAKQTGFPELLEMLCEIPGVERISFTTSHPHDATPELYRVIARNPKLSRRFHLPLQSGSDRMLKRMKRLHTYAEYLEKIRAMRAMIPDVSVTTDIIAGFSGETPEDHEATMRALEEIRYDGAYIYKYSVRPGTPAAKLEDDVPLETKETRNQELLQLQKKITEESNRQWLGRELEVFAEAPGAKDAAQLTGRSHQEKKVVFEGPRELLGSFVKVRVVGLAHDTLIAERL
- a CDS encoding P-II family nitrogen regulator; the protein is MKMIQAIIRRERLGDVKQALDGISCPGMQVWEIVGHGKQAGITEQFRGREFKVDLLPKTKIEIVARDTQVKKIVEAIVRTASTNSVGDGKIFITTIDDAIRIRTGENGEVAVD
- a CDS encoding ammonium transporter, giving the protein MQKKLVSLFFLGLFAFGLIVPVLAFAKDADPSGALTGTAADVTAATAGAPTLQELATAVGHNKVSINFVWTLITGFLVMFMQAGFAMVETGLCRAKNAAHTMSMNFMIYPLGMLGFYVCGFALMFGGIGAFGTLGGVDVLNHEFTLHLFGKSFGLFGMKGFFLTGQSYDAAIFAMFLFQMVFMDTTATIPTGSMAERWKFSAFVVYGLFVGSIIYPIYGNWTWGGGWLAMLGQNFGLGHGHVDFAGSSVVHLTGGVLAFVGAKLIGPRIGKFNADGTPNAIPGHNIPMAIVGTFILAFGWFGFNPGSTLAGTDLRISVVATNTMLASMTGALVATLWMWLVRTKKPDPSMMCNGMLAGLVAITAPCAFVNSVNACIIGAVSGLLVVEAVYFFEGVLKIDDPVGAVAVHGVNGAWGILATGLFADGTYGDGWNGVAGTVRGLFYGDPSQFVASCIGVLANVVYVGVIGYIVLKAIDVTIGLRVRPDDEVEGLDIPEMGVPGYVGVKLDKFSETPLSTRKNGPGPKSNYVYNEPASVGKGR
- a CDS encoding response regulator transcription factor, with the translated sequence MLRPKKDGVRILIVDDERPLRRVLKRMLQSQGYRTFEAANGRAALKAAVKAHPDAIILDLKLPDISGVEVAREIRQRAATPIMILSVRGDEADKVAALDAGADDYVTKPFSPSEFLARVRALMRRWLPKGGTPIFKTGELVFDGEQRIVKVGDRTQHLTPTEYDVLKALVLSAGKIVRTEQLYKQVWNNDQSVHRMDHLLRVVIYNLRKKLEPDPARPIYILTEPAVGYRLRIDPPSISVPA